In one Diabrotica virgifera virgifera chromosome 7, PGI_DIABVI_V3a genomic region, the following are encoded:
- the LOC126888447 gene encoding uncharacterized protein LOC126888447 isoform X36 has product MKLKILISSFLLVGISQAALLGRQGILAQTANKLGLGNIISVNADAEANLLGNKVGVDGAVGIGGQGIGAHLSGDADVLGQKVNVHGDVLDGHAIDQHNHEVFRDNRGRQYTLQRQYIGSNSVLVRKYLDNGQIYVDGADQDNVLQHSQSGRVVISGNSGSNGGYMQQGGLLINRVPNINVIATSRDRDATVRIPLTGHLPNGIVELDPGFSGPWGNMKLDPGFAGPWRNMLLNIKRVSPLEWQEWLLEQKQRNRNLDLTLIEQWINQQHLLLKVDTAVIEGWIMQQQKSNPNFLYNWIINHQVPNLLGNMRLPGYIPDMRTWDGKMRLPTEQKVTPQVWQQWVIQQKQTNNVDLSAIENWIQQQQKTLNLNADSLEGWIMQQQQSNPSFLYNWTVKKQVPNLSVDFGKNILDQLKNGADKTVEVVNGVLRLPTSTNTDSVIPVDENGNIVLGGRPRDSSVVLDFGKNVLDQVKNGDDKTVEVINDVLTRPTSRDRDASVVLGGNDRPVLVDRPTFDLPTSRDRDATVVIGGNDRPILDLPTSRDRDATVVIGGNDRPLLDRPTSRDRDATVVLGGNERPVVLDRPTFDLPTSRDRDATVVIGGNDRPLLDRPTSRDRDATVVLGGNDRPVVLDRPTFDLPTSRDRDATVVVGGNDRPLLDLPTSRDRDATVVIGGNDRPLLDRPTSRDRDATVVLGGNDRPVVLDRPTFDLPTSRDRDATVVVGGNDRPLLDLPTSRDRDATVVIGGNDRPLLDRPTSRDRDATVVLGGNDRPVLDRPTSRDRDATVVLGGNDRPVLDRPTSRDRDATVVLGGNDRPVVLDRPTFDLPTSRDRDATVVIGGNDRPLLDRPTSRDRDATVVLGGNDRPVLDRPTSRDRDATVVLGGNDRPVVLDRPTFDLPTSRDRDATVVVGGNDRPLLDLPTSRDRDATVVLGGNDTPVLDRPTSRDRDATVVLGGNDRPVVLDRPTFDLPTSRDRDATVVIGGNDRPLLDLPTSRDRDATVVLGGNDRPVVLDRPTFDLPTSRDRDATVVISGNDRPLFERPTSRDRDASVVLDLGKNVLNNIKNGADKTVQVVDNVLNHATSRDRDSSVVIELPVSKDRDSSVILNGRTLPTTNIEIDPGFAGPLRNILSIKKVQPVDWQKWLIQQKQKNNIDITVIENWINNQHEVLKLDQSIIEAWIMQQQNSNPSFLYNWMIRKQIPNMLNENGPMVESPLNGKGPMMEPTGKLNVEKATPEVWQRWVIQQKQQNNVDLNVIENWINQQHQVLKQDVGDLEGWIIQQQRMNPSFLYNWIIRKEVPQISSQWFVQSKEVEEPEVSQLYVNGQMVESVEPSVWQQWLIAQKQKYNIDISVIENWINQQHQQMKLDVGYLEGWIMQQQNANANFLVNWIIKRQVPSFSYQWKMVRMVSQPQNSGTFHVWINNRSVEKVSPEVWKQWVSEQQRNGMDMSLVERNINQWHESLKVDLAYLEAWVMQEQQADSKFLYRWTVERKIPAISYKWKMESQRVQPVVTSSSSHTYTWKVQKQTQQ; this is encoded by the exons aGACAACAGAGGCCGTCAATACACCCTTCAACGTCAGTACATCGGTTCCAACTCCGTCTTGGTCAGAAAATACTTGGACAATGGACAAATTTACGTCGATGGTGCAGACCAAGATAATGTATTGCAACATTCTCAGTCCGGTAGGGTTGTAATTAGCGGAAACAGTGGCTCCAATGGTGGATATATGCAACAAGGAGGACTCCTTATTAATCGAGTACCAAATATAAATGTTATTGCTACATCTAGAGATAGGGACGCAACAGTTCGTATACCACTTACAGGTCATTTACCAAATGGTATTGTAGAACTAGATCCCGGTTTCTCTGGACCATGGGGAAATATGAAACTAGATCCCGGTTTCGCAGGTCCATGGAGAAATATGCTTTTGAATATTAAGAGAGTATCACCTCTAGAGTGGCAAGAATGGCTGCTTGAACAAAAACAAAGGAACAGAAACCTTGATTTAACTCTTATTGAACAATGGATTAATCAACAACATTTATTATTGAAGGTAGACACTGCAGTTATAGAAGGATGGATCATGCAGCAACAAAAATCTAACCCTAACTTCTTGTATAACTGGATCATTAATCACCAGGTTCCTAATCTTTTAGGCAACATGAGGCTGCCAGGTTATATTCCAGACATGAGAACTTGGGACGGAAAAATGAGACTACCAACAGAGCAAAAAGTAACACCACAAGTTTGGCAACAGTGGGTAATTCAGCAAAAGCAAACGAACAACGTTGATTTATCTGCTATCGAAAACTGGATCCAGCAGCAACAAAAGACATTGAATCTGAATGCTGACTCTTTGGAGGGTTGGATTATGCAGCAACAACAGTCAAATCCTAGCTTTTTATACAACTGGACAGTCAAGAAACAGGTTCCTAACCTATCAGTTGACTTTGGTAAAAATATTCTAGATCAGCTTAAGAATGGCGCTGATAAGACAGTTGAAGTTGTTAATGGTGTTTTGAGACTTCCAACATCCACAAATACAGACTCAGTTATTCCAGTTGATGAGAATGGTAACATTGTTCTAGGCGGCCGTCCAAGAGACAGTTCTGTAGTGCTCGATTTTGGTAAAAATGTCTTAGATCAAGTAAAGAATGGTGATGATAAAACCGTCGAAGTTATCAACGATGTTTTAACACGCCCAACATCCAGAGATAGAGACGCATCTGTAGTCCTTGGAGGTAATGACCGACCTGTTCTTGTTGACCGTCCAACATTTGACCTTCCAACATCCAGAGACAGAGATGCAACTGTTGTTATTGGAGGTAATGACAGACCTATTCTTGATCTCCCAACTTCCAGAGACAGAGACGCAACTGTTGTTATTGGAGGTAATGACAGACCACTTCTTGACCGTCCAACATCCAGAGATAGAGATGCAACTGTAGTCCTAGGAGGTAATGAAAGACCTGTTGTTCTTGACCGTCCAACATTTGACCTCCCAACGTCAAGAGACAGAGATGCAACCGTAGTTATTGGAG GTAATGATAGACCCCTTCTTGACCGTCCAACATCCAGAGATAGAGACGCAACTGTAGTCCTTGGAGGTAATGACAGAC CTGTTGTTCTTGACCGTCCAACATTTGACCTCCCAACATCCAGAGACAGAGATGCAACCGTAGTTGTCGGAGGCAATGACAGACCTCTTCTTGATCTTCCAACATCCAGAGATAGAGATGCAACTGTAGTTATTGGAGGTAATGACAGACCTCTTCTTGACCGTCCAACATCCAGAGATAGAGATGCAACTGTAGTCCTAGGAGGTAATGACAGACCTGTTGTTCTTGACCGTCCAACATTTGACCTCCCAACGTCAAGAGACAGAGATGCAACCGTAGTTGTCGGAGGTAATGACAGACCTCTTCTTGACCTTCCAACATCCAGAGATAGAGACGCAACCGTTGTCATTGGAGGTAATGATAGACCCCTTCTTGACCGTCCAACATCCAGAGATAGAGACGCAACTGTAGTCCTTGGAGGTAATGACAGACCTGTTCTTGACCGTCCAACATCCAGAGATAGAGATGCAACTGTAGTCCTTGGAGGTAATGACAGAC CTGTTCTTGACCGTCCAACATCCAGAGATAGAGATGCAACTGTAGTCCTTGGAGGTAATGACAGACCTGTTGTTCTTGACCGTCCAACATTTGAC CTTCCAACATCCAGAGATAGAGACGCAACCGTTGTCATTGGAGGTAATGATAGACCCCTTCTTGACCGTCCAACATCCAGAGATAGAGACGCAACTGTAGTCCTTGGAGGTAATGACAGACCTGTTCTTGACCGTCCAACATCCAGAGATAGAGATGCAACTGTAGTCCTTGGAGGTAATGACAGACCTGTTGTTCTTGACCGTCCAACATTTGACCTCCCAACATCCAGAGACAGAGATGCAACCGTAGTTGTCGGAGGCAATGACAGACCTCTTCTTGATCTTCCAACATCCAGAGATAGAGACGCAACTGTAGTCCTTGGAGGTAATGACACACCTGTTCTTGACCGTCCAACATCCAGAGATAGAGATGCAACTGTAGTCCTTGGAGGTAATGACAGACCTGTTGTTCTTGACCGTCCAACATTTGACCTCCCAACATCCAGAGACAGAGATGCAACTGTTGTTATTGGAGGTAATGATAGACCTCTTCTTGATCTTCCAACATCCAGAGATAGAGATGCAACTGTAGTCCTTGGAGGTAATGACAGACCTGTTGTTCTTGACCGTCCAACATTTGACCTACCAACATCCAGAGATAGAGACGCAACTGTTGTAATTAGTGGTAATGACAGACCTCTTTTTGAGCGCCCCACATCCAGAGATAGAGATGCTTCTGTTGTCCTAGATTTAggtaaaaatgttttaaataacattaaaaatggTGCTGACAAAACTGTCCAGGTTGTTGATAACGTTTTAAACCATGCAACCTCCAGAGACAGAGATTCTTCTGTAGTAATTGAACTTCCTGTATCAAAGGATAGAGATTCTTCAGTTATTCTTAACGGTCGCACGCTACCAACCACCAACATTGAAATAGATCCTGGATTCGCTGGCCCATTGAGAAATATATTGAGCATCAAGAAAGTACAGCCGGTAGATTGGCAAAAATGGTTGATTCAACAAAAACAAAAGAACAACATTGATATAACTGTTATTGAAAACTGGATCAATAACCAACATGAAGTATTAAAACTAGACCAAAGTATTATAGAGGCATGGATAATGCAACAACAAAACTCAAATCCAAGCTTTTTGTACAACTGGATGATTAGGAAACAGATACCCAATATGTTAAACGAAAACGGACCAATGGTAGAATCACCTTTGAATGGAAAAGGACCAATGATGGAACCAACTGGGAAATTAAATGTAGAAAAAGCAACTCCAGAAGTTTGGCAACGATGGGTAAtacaacaaaaacaacagaaCAACGTTGATTTAAATGTTATCGAAAACTGGATCAACCAGCAACACCAGGTATTAAAACAAGATGTAGGAGACTTGGAAGGATGGATCATCCAGCAACAAAGGATGAATCCTAGCTTTTTGTACAATTGGATAATCAGGAAAGAGGTTCCTCAAATTTCCTCCCAATGGTTTGTCCAAAGTAAAGAAGTTGAAGAACCTGAAGTTTCACAACTATACGTAAATGGACAAATGGTTGAAAGCGTAGAACCAAGTGTTTGGCAGCAATGGTTAATtgcacaaaaacaaaaatataacatcGATATAAGCGTTATAGAAAACTGGATAAATCAACAACACCAACAAATGAAGTTGGATGTTGGATACTTGGAAGGGTGGATCATGCAACAACAAAACGCCAATGCTAACTTCTTGGTCAACTGGATCATCAAAAGACAAGTTCCCAGTTTTTCATACCAATGGAAAATGGTACGCATGGTTTCACAACCACAAAATAGCGGCACTTTCCACGTTTGGATCAACAATAGAAGCGTAGAGAAAGTTTCCCCTGAGGTTTGGAAACAATGGGTCAGTGAACAACAAAGGAACGGCATGGATATGAGTCTTGTAGAGAGAAACATCAACCAATGGCACGAATCACTGAAGGTAGATCTTGCATATTTGGAAGCATGGGTAATGCAAGAACAACAAGCTGACTCCAAATTTTTGTATAGATGGACAGTCGAGAGAAAAATCCCCGCTATCTCTTACAAGTGGAAGATGGAAAGTCAGAGAGTACAACCTGTAGTCACAAGCAGCTCTTCACATACCTACACCTGGAAAGTACAAAAGCAAACACAACAGTAG
- the LOC126888447 gene encoding uncharacterized protein LOC126888447 isoform X9, producing MKLKILISSFLLVGISQAALLGRQGILAQTANKLGLGNIISVNADAEANLLGNKVGVDGAVGIGGQGIGAHLSGDADVLGQKVNVHGDVLDGHAIDQHNHEVFRDNRGRQYTLQRQYIGSNSVLVRKYLDNGQIYVDGADQDNVLQHSQSGRVVISGNSGSNGGYMQQGGLLINRVPNINVIATSRDRDATVRIPLTGHLPNGIVELDPGFSGPWGNMKLDPGFAGPWRNMLLNIKRVSPLEWQEWLLEQKQRNRNLDLTLIEQWINQQHLLLKVDTAVIEGWIMQQQKSNPNFLYNWIINHQVPNLLGNMRLPGYIPDMRTWDGKMRLPTEQKVTPQVWQQWVIQQKQTNNVDLSAIENWIQQQQKTLNLNADSLEGWIMQQQQSNPSFLYNWTVKKQVPNLSVDFGKNILDQLKNGADKTVEVVNGVLRLPTSTNTDSVIPVDENGNIVLGGRPRDSSVVLDFGKNVLDQVKNGDDKTVEVINDVLTRPTSRDRDASVVLGGNDRPVLVDRPTFDLPTSRDRDATVVIGGNDRPILDLPTSRDRDATVVIGGNDRPLLDRPTSRDRDATVVLGGNERPVVLDRPTFDLPTSRDRDATVVIGGNDRPLLDLPTSRDRDATVVARGNDRPVVLERPTFDLPTSRDRDATVVIGGNDRPLLDLPTSRDRDATVVVGGNDRPVVLERPTFDLPTSRDRDATVVIGGNDRPLLDRPTSRDRDATVVLGGNDRPVVLDRPTFDLPTSRDRDATVVVGGNDRPLLDLPTSRDRDATVVIGGNDRPLLDRPTSRDRDATVVLGGNDRPVVLDRPTFDLPTSRDRDATVVVGGNDRPLLDLPTSRDRDATVVIGGNDRPLLDRPTSRDRDATVVLGGNDRPVVLDRPTFDLPTSRDRDATVVVGGNDRPLLDLPTSRDRDATVVIGGNDRPLLDRPTSRDRDATVVLGGNDRPVLDRPTSRDRDATVVLGGNDRPVLDRPTSRDRDATVVLGGNDRPVVLDRPTFDLPTSRDRDATVVIGGNDRPLLDRPTSRDRDATVVLGGNDRPVLDRPTSRDRDATVVLGGNDRPVVLDRPTFDLPTSRDRDATVVVGGNDRPLLDLPTSRDRDATVVLGGNDTPVLDRPTSRDRDATVVLGGNDRPVVLDRPTFDLPTSRDRDATVVIGGNDRPLLDLPTSRDRDATVVLGGNDRPVVLDRPTFDLPTSRDRDATVVISGNDRPLFERPTSRDRDASVVLDLGKNVLNNIKNGADKTVQVVDNVLNHATSRDRDSSVVIELPVSKDRDSSVILNGRTLPTTNIEIDPGFAGPLRNILSIKKVQPVDWQKWLIQQKQKNNIDITVIENWINNQHEVLKLDQSIIEAWIMQQQNSNPSFLYNWMIRKQIPNMLNENGPMVESPLNGKGPMMEPTGKLNVEKATPEVWQRWVIQQKQQNNVDLNVIENWINQQHQVLKQDVGDLEGWIIQQQRMNPSFLYNWIIRKEVPQISSQWFVQSKEVEEPEVSQLYVNGQMVESVEPSVWQQWLIAQKQKYNIDISVIENWINQQHQQMKLDVGYLEGWIMQQQNANANFLVNWIIKRQVPSFSYQWKMVRMVSQPQNSGTFHVWINNRSVEKVSPEVWKQWVSEQQRNGMDMSLVERNINQWHESLKVDLAYLEAWVMQEQQADSKFLYRWTVERKIPAISYKWKMESQRVQPVVTSSSSHTYTWKVQKQTQQ from the exons aGACAACAGAGGCCGTCAATACACCCTTCAACGTCAGTACATCGGTTCCAACTCCGTCTTGGTCAGAAAATACTTGGACAATGGACAAATTTACGTCGATGGTGCAGACCAAGATAATGTATTGCAACATTCTCAGTCCGGTAGGGTTGTAATTAGCGGAAACAGTGGCTCCAATGGTGGATATATGCAACAAGGAGGACTCCTTATTAATCGAGTACCAAATATAAATGTTATTGCTACATCTAGAGATAGGGACGCAACAGTTCGTATACCACTTACAGGTCATTTACCAAATGGTATTGTAGAACTAGATCCCGGTTTCTCTGGACCATGGGGAAATATGAAACTAGATCCCGGTTTCGCAGGTCCATGGAGAAATATGCTTTTGAATATTAAGAGAGTATCACCTCTAGAGTGGCAAGAATGGCTGCTTGAACAAAAACAAAGGAACAGAAACCTTGATTTAACTCTTATTGAACAATGGATTAATCAACAACATTTATTATTGAAGGTAGACACTGCAGTTATAGAAGGATGGATCATGCAGCAACAAAAATCTAACCCTAACTTCTTGTATAACTGGATCATTAATCACCAGGTTCCTAATCTTTTAGGCAACATGAGGCTGCCAGGTTATATTCCAGACATGAGAACTTGGGACGGAAAAATGAGACTACCAACAGAGCAAAAAGTAACACCACAAGTTTGGCAACAGTGGGTAATTCAGCAAAAGCAAACGAACAACGTTGATTTATCTGCTATCGAAAACTGGATCCAGCAGCAACAAAAGACATTGAATCTGAATGCTGACTCTTTGGAGGGTTGGATTATGCAGCAACAACAGTCAAATCCTAGCTTTTTATACAACTGGACAGTCAAGAAACAGGTTCCTAACCTATCAGTTGACTTTGGTAAAAATATTCTAGATCAGCTTAAGAATGGCGCTGATAAGACAGTTGAAGTTGTTAATGGTGTTTTGAGACTTCCAACATCCACAAATACAGACTCAGTTATTCCAGTTGATGAGAATGGTAACATTGTTCTAGGCGGCCGTCCAAGAGACAGTTCTGTAGTGCTCGATTTTGGTAAAAATGTCTTAGATCAAGTAAAGAATGGTGATGATAAAACCGTCGAAGTTATCAACGATGTTTTAACACGCCCAACATCCAGAGATAGAGACGCATCTGTAGTCCTTGGAGGTAATGACCGACCTGTTCTTGTTGACCGTCCAACATTTGACCTTCCAACATCCAGAGACAGAGATGCAACTGTTGTTATTGGAGGTAATGACAGACCTATTCTTGATCTCCCAACTTCCAGAGACAGAGACGCAACTGTTGTTATTGGAGGTAATGACAGACCACTTCTTGACCGTCCAACATCCAGAGATAGAGATGCAACTGTAGTCCTAGGAGGTAATGAAAGACCTGTTGTTCTTGACCGTCCAACATTTGACCTCCCAACGTCAAGAGACAGAGATGCAACCGTAGTTATTGGAGGTAATGACAGAC CTCTTCTTGACCTTCCAACATCCAGAGACAGAGATGCAACCGTAGTTGCCAGAGGTAATGACAGACCTGTTGTTCTTGAACGTCCAACATTTGACCTCCCAACGTCAAGAGACAGAGATGCAACCGTAGTTATTGGAGGTAATGACAGAC CTCTTCTTGACCTTCCAACATCCAGAGACAGAGATGCAACCGTAGTTGTTGGAGGTAATGACAGACCTGTTGTTCTTGAACGTCCAACATTTGACCTCCCAACATCCAGAGACAGAGATGCAACTGTAGTTATTGGAGGTAATGACAGACCTCTTCTTGACCGTCCAACATCCAGAGATAGAGATGCAACTGTAGTCCTAGGAGGTAATGACAGACCTGTTGTTCTTGACCGTCCAACATTTGACCTCCCAACGTCAAGAGACAGAGATGCAACCGTAGTTGTCGGAGGTAATGACAGACCTCTTCTTGACCTTCCAACATCCAGAGATAGAGACGCAACCGTTGTCATTGGAGGTAATGATAGACCCCTTCTTGACCGTCCAACATCCAGAGATAGAGACGCAACTGTAGTCCTTGGAGGTAATGACAGAC CTGTTGTTCTTGACCGTCCAACATTTGACCTCCCAACATCCAGAGACAGAGATGCAACCGTAGTTGTCGGAGGCAATGACAGACCTCTTCTTGATCTTCCAACATCCAGAGATAGAGATGCAACTGTAGTTATTGGAGGTAATGACAGACCTCTTCTTGACCGTCCAACATCCAGAGATAGAGATGCAACTGTAGTCCTAGGAGGTAATGACAGACCTGTTGTTCTTGACCGTCCAACATTTGACCTCCCAACGTCAAGAGACAGAGATGCAACCGTAGTTGTCGGAGGTAATGACAGACCTCTTCTTGACCTTCCAACATCCAGAGATAGAGACGCAACCGTTGTCATTGGAGGTAATGATAGACCCCTTCTTGACCGTCCAACATCCAGAGATAGAGACGCAACTGTAGTCCTTGGAGGTAATGACAGACCTGTTCTTGACCGTCCAACATCCAGAGATAGAGATGCAACTGTAGTCCTTGGAGGTAATGACAGAC CTGTTCTTGACCGTCCAACATCCAGAGATAGAGATGCAACTGTAGTCCTTGGAGGTAATGACAGACCTGTTGTTCTTGACCGTCCAACATTTGAC CTTCCAACATCCAGAGATAGAGACGCAACCGTTGTCATTGGAGGTAATGATAGACCCCTTCTTGACCGTCCAACATCCAGAGATAGAGACGCAACTGTAGTCCTTGGAGGTAATGACAGACCTGTTCTTGACCGTCCAACATCCAGAGATAGAGATGCAACTGTAGTCCTTGGAGGTAATGACAGACCTGTTGTTCTTGACCGTCCAACATTTGACCTCCCAACATCCAGAGACAGAGATGCAACCGTAGTTGTCGGAGGCAATGACAGACCTCTTCTTGATCTTCCAACATCCAGAGATAGAGACGCAACTGTAGTCCTTGGAGGTAATGACACACCTGTTCTTGACCGTCCAACATCCAGAGATAGAGATGCAACTGTAGTCCTTGGAGGTAATGACAGACCTGTTGTTCTTGACCGTCCAACATTTGACCTCCCAACATCCAGAGACAGAGATGCAACTGTTGTTATTGGAGGTAATGATAGACCTCTTCTTGATCTTCCAACATCCAGAGATAGAGATGCAACTGTAGTCCTTGGAGGTAATGACAGACCTGTTGTTCTTGACCGTCCAACATTTGACCTACCAACATCCAGAGATAGAGACGCAACTGTTGTAATTAGTGGTAATGACAGACCTCTTTTTGAGCGCCCCACATCCAGAGATAGAGATGCTTCTGTTGTCCTAGATTTAggtaaaaatgttttaaataacattaaaaatggTGCTGACAAAACTGTCCAGGTTGTTGATAACGTTTTAAACCATGCAACCTCCAGAGACAGAGATTCTTCTGTAGTAATTGAACTTCCTGTATCAAAGGATAGAGATTCTTCAGTTATTCTTAACGGTCGCACGCTACCAACCACCAACATTGAAATAGATCCTGGATTCGCTGGCCCATTGAGAAATATATTGAGCATCAAGAAAGTACAGCCGGTAGATTGGCAAAAATGGTTGATTCAACAAAAACAAAAGAACAACATTGATATAACTGTTATTGAAAACTGGATCAATAACCAACATGAAGTATTAAAACTAGACCAAAGTATTATAGAGGCATGGATAATGCAACAACAAAACTCAAATCCAAGCTTTTTGTACAACTGGATGATTAGGAAACAGATACCCAATATGTTAAACGAAAACGGACCAATGGTAGAATCACCTTTGAATGGAAAAGGACCAATGATGGAACCAACTGGGAAATTAAATGTAGAAAAAGCAACTCCAGAAGTTTGGCAACGATGGGTAAtacaacaaaaacaacagaaCAACGTTGATTTAAATGTTATCGAAAACTGGATCAACCAGCAACACCAGGTATTAAAACAAGATGTAGGAGACTTGGAAGGATGGATCATCCAGCAACAAAGGATGAATCCTAGCTTTTTGTACAATTGGATAATCAGGAAAGAGGTTCCTCAAATTTCCTCCCAATGGTTTGTCCAAAGTAAAGAAGTTGAAGAACCTGAAGTTTCACAACTATACGTAAATGGACAAATGGTTGAAAGCGTAGAACCAAGTGTTTGGCAGCAATGGTTAATtgcacaaaaacaaaaatataacatcGATATAAGCGTTATAGAAAACTGGATAAATCAACAACACCAACAAATGAAGTTGGATGTTGGATACTTGGAAGGGTGGATCATGCAACAACAAAACGCCAATGCTAACTTCTTGGTCAACTGGATCATCAAAAGACAAGTTCCCAGTTTTTCATACCAATGGAAAATGGTACGCATGGTTTCACAACCACAAAATAGCGGCACTTTCCACGTTTGGATCAACAATAGAAGCGTAGAGAAAGTTTCCCCTGAGGTTTGGAAACAATGGGTCAGTGAACAACAAAGGAACGGCATGGATATGAGTCTTGTAGAGAGAAACATCAACCAATGGCACGAATCACTGAAGGTAGATCTTGCATATTTGGAAGCATGGGTAATGCAAGAACAACAAGCTGACTCCAAATTTTTGTATAGATGGACAGTCGAGAGAAAAATCCCCGCTATCTCTTACAAGTGGAAGATGGAAAGTCAGAGAGTACAACCTGTAGTCACAAGCAGCTCTTCACATACCTACACCTGGAAAGTACAAAAGCAAACACAACAGTAG